In one window of Pseudomonas chlororaphis subsp. chlororaphis DNA:
- a CDS encoding ATP-binding protein, translating to MLLRPVLCTLMVLATLALAPCLMAAQNLPFKLVPAFVELEPLTLAPVERQWLAGRGTLKVGISIDDYQPIDITRDRNRYQGISADYLSLVGERLGMPMEVLGFSEREQAVEALRNGTIDILTSANGYERGVAGLHFSSDYMPDRAVVVVRRDEAQIPEDLAGKKVVLLEGYADAKVAHAAYPHSQIILSPNLYSGLEALNQGDVDAFIGNEVIVRAYKALRPYLGLQVRTGSRLPPIGFAFATRQSDPLLSRLIERALESIDDSTDREILARWTTGLGASTGDERIKLSKAERAWLLEHQHVVVASQQYPPYVFKDKDGQWTGLNIDLLNRISRMTGLQFIQEESFSTTHTLDLLLKGRAQMNTTLSANDERCGFLDFTHPFGGSAWVFVVRVEDIQLNTFSQLAGRVLALPAKHALESYVRQNYPKVRLRSVATYQEARALVANGEADATIQNEVEVQGYPANGLRIGRSVEGKWSADELSVRRDQPELLSILNKALEAFPVAELSAIRLKWLGVTPVPVPMWQRVPVWIYWVTFTAILFGLLSLAWNTRLKGQIRQRLQAEQRLNDQVAFKRALLDGIPNPIFVRDLAGRLITCNKSYETQTGMRLEQIKGLCLTELDVLPEATARQLHREFLEQLESQESVFVDRQIESRRGPVHVYQWTVPFYSAQGELQGLLGGWIDITERKRLEEELLQARRAADQANYAKSAFLSTMSHEIRTPMNAIIGLLELEKEQARLRGMPFSDALRVAYQSAQELVGLMGDNLDLAKIEAGHMQLAPQTVALRGFFEDIQQLFEVTARNKGLHLTLAFDKAADGFYWLDPLRLRQVLHNLLSNALKFTQAGEVRVSVERQADEHGADRLCISVADTGSGISPEKQASLFDPFIQAHLQTTPEQGGTGLGLSICKQLVELMGGRILLQSQPGAGTTVTLELYPEQVVEDFSQSPQVTRERPQSRRMSVLVVDDVRANRMVLSQQLMFLGHKVVALDSAEAALARWQGEAFDLVMTDCHMPGMSGYQLSEAIRQIEAREGRDACPLIGCTANAFEDEQQRCEQAGMDELLVKPVTLDRLAQMLARFLPPPSFDIQTLRSMTQADEPILQRMLRELWSNLGQEQAALESAVLEQDWARIGASTHRLKGVCCLIDALPLAQVCIDLEAVARAHSTAVLAEHWLRLKEAIGCLRSDIEPHLGSD from the coding sequence ATGTTGCTGCGCCCGGTTTTGTGCACATTGATGGTTTTGGCGACGCTGGCCCTGGCCCCGTGCCTGATGGCGGCGCAGAACCTGCCCTTCAAGCTGGTGCCAGCCTTCGTCGAACTGGAGCCGCTCACCCTGGCCCCGGTCGAACGGCAATGGCTGGCGGGCCGTGGCACCTTGAAGGTGGGCATTTCGATCGATGACTACCAGCCGATCGACATCACGCGCGACCGCAATCGTTACCAGGGTATCAGCGCCGACTACCTGAGCCTGGTCGGCGAACGCCTGGGCATGCCCATGGAGGTGTTGGGGTTCTCCGAGCGCGAGCAAGCGGTCGAGGCGCTGCGCAATGGCACGATCGATATTCTCACCAGCGCCAACGGTTACGAGCGCGGGGTTGCCGGTCTGCACTTTTCCAGCGACTACATGCCTGACCGGGCGGTGGTGGTCGTACGCCGGGACGAGGCCCAGATCCCCGAGGACCTGGCCGGCAAGAAAGTGGTGCTGCTGGAAGGGTATGCGGACGCGAAGGTCGCCCACGCGGCTTATCCCCACAGCCAGATCATTCTCTCGCCCAATCTGTACAGCGGCCTGGAAGCGCTGAATCAGGGGGATGTCGATGCCTTTATCGGCAATGAAGTGATCGTCCGTGCCTACAAGGCGCTGCGTCCTTACCTGGGGTTGCAGGTCCGCACCGGCAGCCGGCTGCCGCCGATCGGCTTTGCCTTCGCCACGCGCCAGAGCGACCCGTTGTTGAGCCGCCTGATCGAGCGAGCGCTGGAGAGCATCGACGATTCCACGGACCGGGAAATCCTGGCCCGCTGGACTACCGGGCTGGGCGCCAGCACCGGCGACGAGCGGATCAAGTTGAGCAAGGCGGAGCGCGCCTGGCTGCTCGAACATCAGCATGTGGTGGTGGCTTCCCAGCAGTACCCACCCTACGTGTTCAAGGACAAGGACGGCCAGTGGACCGGGCTGAACATCGACCTGCTCAACCGCATTTCGAGAATGACCGGCCTGCAGTTCATCCAGGAGGAAAGCTTTTCCACGACCCATACCCTGGACCTGCTGCTCAAGGGCCGGGCCCAGATGAACACCACCTTGTCGGCCAATGACGAGCGCTGCGGCTTCCTCGACTTCACCCACCCCTTTGGCGGTTCGGCCTGGGTGTTCGTGGTCCGCGTCGAGGACATCCAGCTCAACACCTTCAGCCAGTTGGCGGGCAGGGTGCTGGCGCTGCCGGCCAAGCATGCGCTGGAGAGCTACGTCCGGCAGAACTACCCGAAGGTCCGCCTGCGTTCGGTCGCTACCTACCAGGAGGCGCGGGCCCTGGTGGCCAATGGCGAGGCCGACGCGACTATCCAGAATGAAGTCGAGGTGCAGGGGTATCCGGCGAACGGGCTGCGCATCGGCCGCAGTGTCGAAGGCAAGTGGTCGGCCGACGAGTTGTCGGTGCGCCGGGACCAGCCCGAGCTGCTGAGCATTCTGAACAAGGCCCTGGAAGCCTTCCCGGTGGCCGAGCTCAGCGCCATCCGCCTGAAATGGCTGGGGGTGACCCCGGTGCCGGTGCCCATGTGGCAGCGGGTGCCAGTGTGGATCTACTGGGTCACCTTCACCGCCATCCTGTTCGGCCTGCTGTCCCTGGCCTGGAACACCCGGCTCAAGGGGCAGATCCGCCAGCGCCTGCAAGCCGAGCAACGACTCAACGACCAGGTGGCGTTCAAGCGCGCCTTGCTCGACGGTATCCCCAACCCGATCTTCGTCCGCGACCTGGCCGGGCGCCTGATCACCTGCAACAAAAGCTACGAAACCCAGACCGGCATGCGCCTGGAACAGATCAAGGGGCTGTGCCTGACCGAGCTGGATGTGTTGCCCGAGGCCACGGCCCGGCAGTTGCACCGCGAGTTCCTGGAGCAGCTGGAGTCCCAGGAGTCGGTGTTCGTCGACCGTCAGATCGAGTCCAGAAGGGGCCCGGTGCATGTCTATCAATGGACGGTGCCGTTCTACAGCGCCCAGGGTGAGTTGCAGGGGTTGCTGGGGGGCTGGATCGATATCACCGAGCGCAAGCGCCTGGAGGAAGAGCTGCTGCAAGCGCGTCGCGCGGCGGATCAGGCGAACTACGCCAAGAGCGCCTTTCTCTCGACCATGAGCCACGAAATACGCACGCCGATGAATGCGATCATCGGTTTGCTGGAACTGGAAAAGGAACAGGCGCGCCTGCGCGGCATGCCGTTTTCCGATGCGCTGCGCGTGGCCTACCAATCGGCGCAGGAGCTGGTCGGCCTGATGGGCGATAACCTCGACCTGGCCAAGATCGAGGCCGGGCACATGCAGCTGGCGCCGCAGACCGTGGCCCTGCGAGGCTTCTTCGAAGACATACAGCAATTGTTCGAGGTCACCGCGCGCAACAAGGGGCTGCATCTGACGCTGGCCTTCGACAAGGCGGCGGACGGTTTCTACTGGCTCGACCCGCTGCGCCTGCGCCAGGTGCTGCACAACCTGCTGAGCAATGCCCTGAAGTTCACCCAGGCCGGTGAGGTGCGGGTGTCCGTGGAGCGCCAGGCCGATGAACATGGCGCCGACCGTTTGTGCATCAGCGTGGCCGACACCGGGTCGGGCATCAGCCCCGAGAAGCAGGCGAGCCTGTTCGATCCGTTCATCCAGGCCCATCTGCAGACGACGCCGGAGCAGGGCGGCACCGGCCTGGGCCTGAGTATCTGCAAGCAACTGGTGGAGCTGATGGGCGGGCGCATTCTGCTGCAAAGCCAACCTGGCGCGGGAACCACCGTGACCCTTGAGCTTTACCCGGAACAGGTGGTCGAGGATTTCAGCCAGTCGCCCCAGGTGACTCGCGAGCGCCCGCAGAGCCGTCGCATGTCGGTGCTGGTGGTCGACGACGTGCGCGCCAATCGCATGGTGCTCAGCCAGCAACTGATGTTCCTCGGGCACAAGGTGGTGGCGCTTGACAGCGCCGAGGCGGCGCTGGCGCGCTGGCAGGGCGAGGCGTTCGACCTGGTGATGACCGACTGCCACATGCCGGGCATGAGCGGTTATCAGCTGAGCGAAGCGATACGGCAGATCGAGGCCCGGGAAGGGCGTGACGCCTGCCCGCTGATCGGTTGCACGGCCAATGCCTTCGAGGATGAGCAGCAGCGCTGCGAGCAGGCCGGCATGGATGAACTGCTGGTCAAGCCGGTGACCCTGGACCGGCTGGCGCAGATGCTTGCGCGCTTCTTGCCGCCGCCGTCCTTCGACATCCAGACCCTGCGCTCCATGACCCAGGCGGACGAGCCGATCCTGCAACGCATGCTGCGCGAGCTGTGGAGCAACCTGGGGCAGGAGCAGGCGGCCCTGGAGTCGGCGGTGCTGGAGCAGGACTGGGCGCGTATCGGCGCGTCCACGCACCGCCTCAAAGGGGTGTGCTGCCTGATCGATGCGCTGCCGCTGGCCCAGGTCTGCATCGACCTGGAGGCCGTTGCCCGGGCCCACTCGACGGCGGTGCTGGCGGAGCACTGGCTGCGCCTGAAGGAGGCCATCGGCTGCTTGCGCAGCGATATCGAGCCGCATCTGGGTAGCGATTAA
- a CDS encoding TIGR02285 family protein, with protein sequence MIRGIRLLSMLLALGAWSPASQARDTLIWVLRDLPPMTIFEGPQKGLGVIDQALPVLMASLPEYDHQFVHVNRARAMQMLRELPFVCDPALLFTPQRAQWLAFSITTFRIFSNGLAVRRQDRPDLLPFIHDGQIDLGALLVSPLHNVGVVAERSYGEPIDSLLKQAPLGALMAHYGNSAIGNLLQMQRHGRLKALIGYQTEIRFQAQQQGIDPDELEFYPIQGMPRYQSVNVGCSNTAQGRQAVERINRALLELRPHTLLELYAQWLEPSQREQYRSDALAFFRDTPQR encoded by the coding sequence ATGATTCGTGGCATACGCCTGTTGTCGATGCTGCTGGCGCTCGGCGCCTGGTCACCGGCCAGCCAGGCCCGGGACACGCTGATCTGGGTGTTGCGCGACCTGCCGCCGATGACGATTTTCGAAGGTCCGCAAAAAGGCCTGGGCGTGATCGATCAGGCCCTGCCCGTGCTGATGGCCAGCCTGCCGGAGTACGACCATCAGTTCGTGCACGTCAACCGCGCCCGGGCCATGCAGATGCTCCGGGAACTGCCCTTCGTCTGCGATCCGGCGCTGCTGTTCACCCCGCAGCGAGCACAATGGCTGGCGTTTTCCATCACCACTTTTCGTATATTCAGCAACGGCCTGGCGGTACGGCGCCAGGACCGTCCCGACCTGCTGCCGTTTATCCATGACGGCCAGATCGACCTGGGCGCACTGCTGGTCAGCCCCCTGCACAATGTGGGCGTGGTGGCCGAGCGCAGTTATGGCGAACCGATCGACAGCCTGCTCAAACAGGCTCCGCTCGGCGCGCTGATGGCCCACTACGGCAACAGCGCCATCGGCAACCTGCTGCAGATGCAACGCCACGGGCGCCTGAAAGCCTTGATCGGTTACCAGACAGAAATCCGTTTCCAGGCGCAACAGCAAGGGATCGATCCCGATGAGCTGGAGTTCTACCCGATCCAGGGCATGCCCAGGTACCAGTCAGTGAACGTCGGCTGCTCGAACACAGCGCAGGGCCGGCAGGCGGTGGAGCGCATCAACCGGGCGCTGCTCGAACTGCGCCCGCACACCTTGCTGGAGCTTTATGCCCAGTGGCTGGAACCGTCGCAGCGCGAGCAATACCGCAGCGATGCCCTGGCGTTTTTCCGCGACACGCCGCAGCGATAA
- a CDS encoding response regulator transcription factor: MNQTSNKKLRIVLADDHPIFLIGLRAVLERDDNLEIVGEASSPTALGELLQSCPCDVLVTDFMMPGEQQNDGLRLIEQLRRHHPQLPIVVVTMLNNAGLFRSILDLGVSGLLSKASLADELPAAISHVRRDKVFVAQAIQQLLSLAGEVGPDRLLSGEQLSPRELEVIRLLAAGLTVGEIAAKLSRSKKTVSTQKVSAMRKLGLSSAAALYIYVQEHGLA, translated from the coding sequence TTGAATCAAACGTCCAATAAAAAACTGCGGATCGTCCTGGCCGACGATCACCCGATTTTCCTCATCGGCCTGCGGGCCGTCCTGGAGCGCGACGACAACCTGGAGATCGTCGGCGAAGCCAGCTCCCCGACCGCCCTCGGCGAACTGCTGCAAAGCTGTCCCTGCGACGTACTGGTCACAGACTTCATGATGCCGGGCGAACAGCAGAACGATGGCCTGCGCCTGATCGAGCAACTGCGCCGGCATCATCCCCAGCTGCCGATCGTGGTGGTGACCATGCTCAACAATGCCGGGCTGTTCCGTTCGATTCTCGACCTGGGCGTCTCGGGGCTGCTGAGCAAGGCCAGCCTGGCCGACGAGCTGCCGGCGGCGATCAGCCATGTGCGCCGCGACAAGGTGTTTGTCGCCCAGGCCATCCAGCAACTTCTCAGCCTGGCGGGCGAGGTCGGACCGGATCGCTTGTTGTCCGGAGAACAGCTGTCGCCCCGCGAGCTCGAGGTCATCCGCCTGCTGGCGGCCGGGCTGACGGTCGGGGAAATCGCCGCGAAGCTCAGCCGCAGCAAAAAGACCGTCAGCACCCAGAAGGTCAGCGCCATGCGCAAGCTCGGCCTGTCCAGCGCCGCGGCGCTGTACATCTACGTGCAGGAACACGGGCTCGCCTGA
- a CDS encoding DUF3509 domain-containing protein, which produces MESISLLLGEALSPYQVTLTPRAQGECLVTLKNALGAIVVEREFSQAQLTDKRQLTDVVDGLHRDVLIAEGRLEPCVIAALRNVAREKTFDSAR; this is translated from the coding sequence ATGGAAAGTATCAGCCTATTGTTGGGTGAAGCTTTGAGCCCGTATCAGGTAACTCTGACCCCGCGCGCGCAGGGGGAATGCCTGGTAACCCTGAAGAATGCCTTGGGGGCCATCGTGGTCGAGCGCGAGTTCAGCCAGGCCCAGTTGACCGACAAGCGCCAGTTGACCGATGTCGTCGACGGTCTGCATCGCGACGTATTGATCGCCGAAGGCCGTCTGGAACCCTGTGTCATCGCGGCCTTGCGCAATGTGGCCCGGGAGAAGACGTTCGACAGCGCACGCTGA
- a CDS encoding EAL domain-containing response regulator — MHRLKVLVLEDNSFQLMALHQMLNANGVFNVLNAESVAAARQSLDSKGPVDIAICDLYLEQADGLELIRYLAEQQRARALIILSDAQADVREGAAAMARQQGLNVLGCLPKPASVTLVNELLGLYQQCFEPGPQDLSLAQVRETLALDVFQPEVPTAEEGQAAVQRHGVAHFQPVVSQDGEVLGVEALARWQHPEHGLMLPAEFLPVIEFAGLEEAFTWLMLEQALQLSAGVRLVMGRSLAISVNIPVGMLELPNFARQLETLLRRFEVPARLLTLEIVETTELETDIAHVEALLRLRMIGCKLSIGDFGTGGTSLQRLLELPFTELKIPPAFVCGLAGDERKAAVVAGAMSMARRMSLGVVLAGIESAADYQAAKKLGQARLQGCFIAEPMSAVAVRQWIARRLHDDLDEQAG, encoded by the coding sequence ATGCACAGGTTGAAAGTGCTCGTTCTTGAAGACAATTCGTTCCAGTTGATGGCCCTGCACCAGATGCTCAACGCCAATGGCGTGTTCAACGTGTTGAATGCCGAAAGCGTTGCCGCCGCCCGGCAATCCCTGGACAGCAAGGGGCCGGTGGATATCGCCATCTGCGATCTGTACCTGGAGCAGGCCGACGGGCTGGAACTGATTCGCTACCTGGCAGAGCAGCAACGGGCGAGGGCGCTGATCATTCTCAGCGACGCGCAAGCGGATGTCCGCGAAGGCGCCGCGGCGATGGCCCGGCAGCAGGGCCTGAATGTGCTGGGCTGTCTGCCCAAGCCGGCCTCGGTGACCCTGGTCAATGAACTGCTGGGCCTGTACCAGCAATGTTTCGAGCCTGGGCCGCAAGACTTGTCGCTGGCCCAGGTGCGCGAAACCCTGGCCCTGGATGTGTTCCAGCCGGAGGTGCCGACCGCCGAGGAAGGGCAGGCGGCGGTACAGCGCCATGGGGTCGCGCATTTCCAGCCGGTGGTCAGCCAGGACGGCGAGGTCCTGGGCGTCGAGGCGCTGGCGCGTTGGCAGCACCCGGAACACGGCTTGATGCTGCCCGCCGAGTTCCTGCCAGTGATCGAATTCGCCGGCCTGGAGGAAGCCTTCACCTGGCTCATGCTGGAGCAGGCCCTGCAATTGTCGGCCGGAGTGCGCCTGGTCATGGGCCGTTCGCTGGCGATCTCGGTGAATATCCCGGTGGGCATGCTGGAACTGCCGAACTTCGCGCGCCAGCTGGAAACCCTGCTACGGCGTTTTGAAGTGCCGGCACGCCTGCTGACCCTGGAAATTGTCGAGACCACCGAACTGGAAACCGATATCGCCCATGTGGAGGCCCTGCTGCGCCTGCGCATGATCGGCTGCAAGCTGTCGATTGGCGACTTCGGCACCGGCGGCACCAGCCTGCAGCGCCTGTTGGAATTGCCGTTCACCGAGCTGAAGATCCCGCCGGCCTTTGTCTGCGGGCTGGCTGGCGATGAGCGCAAGGCGGCCGTGGTGGCCGGCGCCATGAGCATGGCCCGGCGCATGTCGCTGGGCGTGGTGCTGGCGGGTATCGAGAGCGCCGCCGACTACCAGGCGGCCAAGAAGCTGGGGCAGGCGCGCCTGCAAGGCTGTTTCATCGCCGAGCCCATGAGCGCCGTCGCCGTGCGCCAGTGGATCGCCCGGCGCTTGCATGACGACCTCGACGAGCAGGCCGGCTGA
- a CDS encoding YaeQ family protein: MAQPSTTYKFELNLTDLDRGVYESVKQTIARHPSETEERMTVRLLAYALWYNEHLSFGRGLSEVDEPALWEKSLDDRVLHWIEVGQPDAERLTWCSRRTERTSLLAYGSLRVWQTRVVDAVKNLKNLNIAGVPQDVLEVLAKDMPRVIKWDVMISEGTIFVTDDRGQHEVQLEWLLGER, encoded by the coding sequence ATGGCCCAGCCGTCTACCACCTACAAGTTTGAATTGAACCTGACTGACCTCGATCGCGGGGTGTACGAAAGCGTCAAGCAAACCATCGCCCGCCATCCGTCGGAAACCGAAGAGCGCATGACCGTGCGTCTGCTGGCCTACGCCCTTTGGTACAACGAACACCTGTCGTTCGGTCGTGGCCTGTCGGAAGTGGATGAGCCGGCCCTGTGGGAAAAAAGCCTGGACGACCGCGTGCTGCACTGGATCGAAGTCGGCCAGCCGGACGCCGAGCGCCTGACCTGGTGTTCGCGCCGTACCGAGCGCACCAGCCTGCTGGCCTACGGCAGCCTGCGTGTGTGGCAGACCCGCGTAGTGGACGCGGTGAAGAACCTGAAGAACCTCAATATCGCCGGCGTGCCCCAGGACGTCCTGGAAGTCCTGGCCAAGGACATGCCGCGCGTTATCAAGTGGGACGTGATGATCAGCGAAGGCACGATCTTCGTCACCGACGATCGCGGCCAGCACGAAGTCCAGCTGGAATGGCTGTTGGGCGAACGCTGA
- a CDS encoding CaiB/BaiF CoA transferase family protein, whose protein sequence is MPLTAKPLAGLKVVELGTLIAGPFASRICAEFGAEVIKVESPDGGDPLRKWRKLYEGTSLWWFVQARNKKSLTLNLKHPDGLEVLKKLLAEADILIENFRPGVLEKLGLGWDTLHALNPKLVMVRLSGFGQTGPMKDQPGFGAVGESMGGLRYITGFEDRPPVRTGISIGDSIAALWGVIGALMALRHREVNGGQGQVVDVALYEAIFAMMESMVPEFDVFGFIRERTGNIMPGITPSSIHTSADGKHVQIGANGDAIFKRFMLLIGRDDLANDPALASNDGRDSRRDELYGVIDRWVNSLPLEPVLELLNQAQVPASRIFSAEDMFSDPQFLAREMFLQAKLPDGKAFKMPGIVPKLSDTPGSSEWVGPALGEHNAQVLGALGYDEQQIKSLRDNGAI, encoded by the coding sequence ATGCCGCTTACCGCCAAACCCCTTGCCGGCCTGAAAGTCGTCGAACTCGGCACCCTGATCGCCGGCCCGTTCGCCTCGCGCATCTGCGCCGAATTCGGCGCCGAGGTGATCAAGGTCGAATCGCCGGACGGCGGCGACCCGCTGCGCAAGTGGCGCAAGCTGTATGAAGGCACATCCCTGTGGTGGTTCGTCCAGGCGCGCAACAAAAAGTCCCTGACCCTGAACCTCAAGCACCCGGACGGCTTGGAGGTGCTGAAGAAGCTGTTGGCCGAGGCCGACATCCTGATCGAGAACTTTCGCCCCGGGGTCCTGGAAAAACTCGGCCTGGGCTGGGACACCCTGCACGCCCTCAACCCCAAGCTGGTGATGGTGCGCCTGTCCGGCTTCGGCCAGACCGGGCCGATGAAGGACCAGCCCGGTTTCGGCGCGGTCGGCGAATCCATGGGCGGGCTGCGCTACATCACCGGTTTCGAGGACCGTCCGCCGGTGCGCACCGGCATTTCCATCGGCGACTCGATTGCCGCCCTGTGGGGCGTGATCGGCGCGCTGATGGCCCTGCGGCACCGTGAGGTCAACGGCGGCCAGGGCCAGGTGGTGGACGTGGCGTTGTACGAAGCGATCTTCGCCATGATGGAAAGCATGGTCCCGGAGTTCGATGTCTTCGGCTTCATCCGCGAACGCACCGGCAACATTATGCCCGGCATCACGCCCTCCTCCATTCACACCAGCGCCGATGGCAAGCATGTGCAGATCGGCGCCAACGGCGATGCGATCTTCAAGCGCTTCATGCTGCTGATCGGCCGCGACGACCTGGCCAACGACCCGGCCCTGGCCAGCAACGACGGCCGCGACAGCCGGCGCGACGAGCTGTACGGAGTCATCGATCGCTGGGTCAACTCGCTGCCGCTGGAGCCTGTGCTCGAATTGCTGAACCAGGCACAAGTCCCTGCCAGCCGCATCTTCAGCGCCGAGGACATGTTCAGCGATCCGCAGTTTCTCGCCCGGGAAATGTTCCTCCAGGCCAAGCTGCCGGACGGCAAGGCATTCAAGATGCCCGGCATCGTGCCGAAACTCTCGGACACCCCGGGCTCGTCCGAATGGGTCGGCCCCGCGCTCGGCGAACACAATGCCCAGGTACTGGGCGCCCTGGGCTACGACGAGCAGCAGATCAAAAGCCTGCGTGACAACGGCGCGATCTAG
- the thrC gene encoding threonine synthase produces the protein MRYISTRGQAPALNFEDVLLAGLASDGGLYVPENLPRFTQEEIASWAGLPYHELAFRVMRPFVTGSIPDADFKKILEETYGAFSHNAIAPLRQLNGNEWVLELFHGPTLAFKDFALQLLGRLLDYVLEKRGERVVIIGATSGDTGSAAIEGCKRCDNVDIFILHPHNRVSEVQRRQMTTIFGENIHNIAIEGNFDDCQEMVKASFADQGFLKGTRLVAVNSINWARIMAQIVYYFHAALQLGGPARSVAFSVPTGNFGDIFAGYLARNMGLPINQLIVATNRNDILHRFMSGNQYVKETLHATLSPSMDIMVSSNFERLLFDLHGRNGAALAGLMDSFKQGGGFSVEQERWTEARKLFDSLAVDDAQTCETIAEVFAQTGEVLDPHTAIGVKAARECRRSLDIPMVVLGTAHPVKFPEAVEQAGIGKALELPAHLSDLFEREERCTVLANDLKAVQAFVSQHGNRGKPL, from the coding sequence ATGCGTTACATCAGCACCCGCGGCCAGGCACCGGCCCTGAATTTCGAAGACGTCCTGCTGGCCGGCCTGGCAAGCGACGGCGGTCTGTACGTACCGGAAAACCTGCCACGTTTCACCCAGGAGGAAATCGCTTCCTGGGCCGGCCTGCCGTATCACGAGCTGGCGTTCCGGGTGATGCGCCCGTTCGTCACCGGCAGCATTCCGGATGCCGACTTCAAGAAAATCCTTGAGGAAACCTACGGCGCTTTCTCCCACAACGCCATCGCTCCGCTGCGCCAGCTGAACGGCAACGAGTGGGTCCTGGAGCTGTTCCACGGCCCGACCCTGGCGTTCAAGGACTTCGCCCTGCAGCTGCTGGGTCGCCTGCTGGACTACGTGCTGGAGAAGCGCGGCGAGCGCGTGGTGATCATCGGCGCCACTTCCGGTGATACCGGTTCGGCCGCCATCGAAGGCTGCAAGCGTTGCGACAACGTCGATATCTTCATCCTGCACCCGCACAACCGTGTGTCCGAAGTGCAGCGCCGGCAGATGACCACCATCTTCGGCGAGAACATCCATAACATCGCCATCGAAGGCAACTTCGACGACTGCCAGGAAATGGTCAAGGCCAGCTTCGCCGACCAGGGCTTCCTCAAGGGCACCCGCCTGGTGGCGGTGAACTCGATCAACTGGGCGCGGATCATGGCCCAGATCGTCTACTACTTCCACGCAGCCCTGCAACTGGGAGGCCCGGCGCGTTCGGTGGCGTTCTCGGTGCCGACCGGCAACTTCGGCGATATCTTCGCCGGTTACCTGGCCCGCAACATGGGCCTGCCGATCAATCAGTTGATCGTCGCCACCAACCGCAACGACATCCTGCACCGCTTCATGAGCGGCAACCAGTACGTCAAGGAAACCCTGCACGCGACCCTGTCGCCGTCGATGGACATCATGGTCTCGTCGAACTTCGAGCGCCTGCTGTTCGACCTGCACGGTCGCAACGGTGCCGCGCTGGCCGGGCTGATGGACTCCTTCAAGCAGGGTGGCGGTTTCAGCGTCGAGCAGGAGCGCTGGACCGAAGCGCGCAAGCTGTTCGACTCCCTGGCCGTGGACGACGCCCAGACCTGCGAGACCATCGCCGAAGTCTTCGCCCAGACTGGCGAAGTGCTCGACCCGCACACCGCGATCGGCGTCAAGGCCGCCCGTGAGTGCCGTCGCAGCCTGGATATCCCGATGGTGGTGCTGGGCACCGCGCATCCGGTGAAGTTCCCGGAAGCGGTGGAGCAGGCCGGGATCGGCAAGGCCCTGGAATTGCCGGCGCACCTGTCCGATCTGTTCGAGCGCGAAGAGCGTTGCACCGTCCTGGCCAACGACCTGAAGGCCGTCCAGGCCTTCGTCAGCCAGCACGGCAATCGCGGCAAACCGCTCTGA